A region from the Spea bombifrons isolate aSpeBom1 chromosome 7, aSpeBom1.2.pri, whole genome shotgun sequence genome encodes:
- the SH3BP4 gene encoding SH3 domain-binding protein 4, with product MAAQKIRSANANGLPRCKSEGTLIDFSSGVPDPNLNDVKVLSPSSLLINDPASLENVKEVVAIKDYCPNNFTTLKFSKGEHLYVLDTSGGDWWYAHNTTEMGYIPSAYVQPLNYRDSCLSDSGMIDGLLESVDEGVKELDLLGDWNDFLNQNSIKTHNNNPFMRPSVSNPFLNGPLSSSQNVTPDTKSSVDLLLFDPLTTSNVTSTETSTDILLDLHPHTGRNQNVGEPTPARRDNPFFRSKRSYSLSELSVLQAKSDSPATGSFFAGLKSPAPEQFQSREDFRTAWLNHRKLARSCHDLDMLGQNPGWGQTQPVETSIVCRLDSSGGAVQLPDTNISILVPEGHVAGTETQQISLKALLDPPLELNNDKCTTVSPVLEVKLSNMEVQTSLTLEVKVSVELHSSIASMSSVKINCLRSDAKEGPYTLMPQTYIYGDTVQVKLDNLEPVMYLVMVAQGQHIVPPSTVWEYISKKVTVGLYGPKHMHPLFKAVVAIFGHDCAPKTLLVSEVGQQINSAPVTLHLWGKQQFVLPRPQDIKMCLFSNMTNYRVEAGDQGKMVRGFQLKLGKVSRLIFPISCQDPAQLSDFTLRVQVRDELGNILSQYCVQTPQPPPKAGGKSTGPRRFLKKKEVGRIVLSPLAVTYKYPTFQDRPISNMKYGKLLKTVIRQSKNQYLLEYKKGDVVGLLSEEKIRLKGQLWTKEWYIGYYQGKVGLIHAKNVLVVGKVKPNYFSGPELTTSSLMEQILRPCKFLTYIYASVRTHLMENIGSWRAFADALGYGNLPLSYFCRVEVESEPERVASVLEKLKEECNNNEGKEKKSFQKELIAALLKIDCQGLVVRLIQDFVLLTTAVEVAQRWRELAEKLSKVSKQQMDGYEAPHRDRNGMLDSEAMWKPAYDFLLTWSSQMGDSYRDVIQELHTGLDRMRNPITKRWKHLTGTLIFVNSLEILRAMAFSTHEEDDCVI from the exons ATGGCTGCTCAGAAGATCAGGTCTGCCAATGCCAATGGTCTTCCTCGCTGCAAATCAGAGGGTACCTTAATCGACTTTAGTAGTGGAGTTCCTGATCCCAACTTAAATGATGTCAAAG TTTTATCTCCAAGCTCTCTGCTCATCAACGACCCTGCATCTCTAGAGAATGTAAAAGAGGTTGTGGCAATTAAGGATTATTGTCCCAACAACTTCACTACCTTGAAATTTTCAAAGGGTGAACATCTATATGTGCTGGATACTTCTGGGGGAGACTGGTGGTATGCCCACAACACTACGGAGATGGGTTATATTCCTTCTGCCTATGTTCAGCCCCTCAATTATCGCGACTCCTGCCTCAGTGATAGTGGCATGATAGATGGGTTGTTGGAGAGTGTGGATGAAGGTGTGAAGGAGCTTGACCTTCTTGGAGACTGGAATGATTTTCTCAACCAAAACTCTATCAAGACGCACAACAATAATCCTTTCATGCGACCCTCTGTTTCCAATCCCTTTCTTAATGGACCGCTTAGCTCTTCGCAGAATGTGACTCCAGATACAAAAAGTTCAGTCGATTTACTGCTTTTTGATCCACTTACGACTTCCAATGTCACCTCTACAGAAACCAGTACAGATATACTCCTAGATCTACATCCACATACTGGACGCAATCAAAATGTTGGAGAACCCACACCTGCCAGGAGAGATAACCCATTCTTCCGGAGCAAGCGTTCCTACAGCCTCTCCGAGCTGTCCGTCCTCCAGGCGAAATCTGATAGTCCAGCCACGGGCAGTTTCTTTGCTGGTCTAAAATCACCAGCCCCTGAGCAATTCCAGAGCAGAGAAGACTTTAGAACTGCATGGCTCAATCACCGCAAACTGGCCCGGTCCTGCCATGATCTGGACATGCTGGGCCAGAATCCTGGATGGGGTCAGACACAGCCTGTGGAGACCAGTATTGTCTGCAGGCTGGACAGCTCGGGGGGTGCCGTGCAGCTACCGGACACTAATATAAGTATACTTGTACCTGAAGGTCATGTAGCCGGTACAGAGACACAACAGATCTCCCTTAAAGCCCTGCTGGACCCCCCACTTGAACTAAACAATGACAAATGTACCACTGTCAGTCCTGTTCTGGAAGTAAAGCTCAGCAACATGGAGGTGCAGACCTCACTCACCTTGGAAGTGAAAGTGTCTGTCGAGTTGCACAGCAGTATTGCTTCAATGAGTTCAGTAAAAATAAACTGCTTAAGGAGCGATGCAAAGGAAGGACCCTACACACTGATGCCACAGACCTACATTTATGGGGACACTGTGCAAGTGAAGCTGGACAACCTGGAGCCTGTTATGTATTTAGTAATGGTAGCGCAAGGACAACACATTGTTCCTCCTTCCACTGTGTGGGAGTATATTAGTAAGAAGGTTACTGTGGGACTATATGGCCCTAAACATATGCATCCTTTATTCAAAGCTGTGGTAGCCATATTTGGCCATGACTGCGCCCCCAAAACTCTTTTGGTTAGTGAGGTAGGTCAACAGATCAACTCTGCACCAGTGACTCTGCACCTGTGGGGGAAACAGCAGTTTGTTCTTCCCAGGCCTCAGGACATCAAAATGTGCCTCTTCTCCAACATGACGAACTACAGAGTAGAAGCTGGAGACCAGGGTAAAATGGTTCGTGGATTCCAACTTAAATTGGGTAAGGTCAGCCGGCTCATCTTTCCTATCAGCTGCCAAGATCCTGCACAGCTATCTGACTTTACTTTACGAGTGCAAGTGAGGGATGAGCTAGGCAACATACTGTCCCAGTACTGTGTGCAGACCCCTCAGCCACCTCCAAAAGCTGGTGGTAAGTCCACAGGGCCAAGAcgatttctaaagaaaaaagaggTTGGTAGGATAGTCCTTTCTCCACTAGCAGTCACATACAAGTACCCTACCTTCCAGGACAGGCCAATATCCAATATGAAATATGGAAAGCTCTTGAAAACTGTTATACGACAAAGCAAGAACCAGTACTTGCTGGAGTACAAGAAAGGGGATGTTGTGGGTCTTCTGAGTGAAGAGAAGATCCGACTGAAAGGACAGCTGTGGACCAAAGAGTGGTACATTGGCTATTATCAGGGTAAAGTGGGCCTAATTCATGCAAAGAATGTGCTTGTTGTAGGAAAAGTAAAGCCAAACTACTTCTCTGGTCCTGAGTTGACAACAAGTTCCCTGATGGAACAGATTCTACGTCCATGCAAATTCTTAACCTATATCTATGCCTCGGTGAGAACCCATCTTATGGAGAACATTGGAAGCTGGCGTGCTTTTGCAGATGCTCTGGGTTATGGGAACCTTCCTCTGTCCTACTTCTGCAGAGTGGAGGTAGAAAGCGAGCCTGAGAGAGTTGCATCTGTGCTAGAGAAGCTAAAAGAGGAGTGCAACAACAATGAAGGCAAAGAAAAGAAATCATTCCAGAAAGAGCTCATAGCG gCCCTTCTAAAAATAGACTGCCAGGGGCTAGTGGTGCGTCTCATACAGGACTTTGTTCTGCTAACCACGGCAGTGGAGGTCGCTCAGCGCTGGAGGGAATTGGCTGAAAAACTGTCAAAAGTGTCCAAGCAACAAATGGACGGCTATGAAGCCCCGCACAGAGATAGAAACGGAATGCTGGATAGTGAG GCCATGTGGAAGCCAGCTTATGACTTTCTCCTGACGTGGAGCTCGCAGATGGGGGACAGTTACCGAGACGTGATCCAAGAGCTACACACGGGCCTAGACAGAATGCGCAACCCAATCACCAAGAGGTGGAAGCATCTGACTGGGACCCTAATCTTTGTGAATTCCCTGGAAATTCTTAGAGCCATGGCCTTCAGCACGCATGAAGAGGATGATTGTGTTATCTGA